The DNA region CCGCACACGACCGTCGGGGCCGAGGAGCAGCGCGGAGGCATCCACGTCCGGGACACCCCGTCCCGGCGTCCAGCGCAGCACGGCGCGCACCGCAGTGGCGTCCAGCGGGACGTTCGACCCCTTCAGCATCGCGTGCGTCATGCGGTCATCCTGCCTTCTCGGTCCTGGTCACGACAACGCGGGGGTGACTTCCCGACCGGCCCGATCCGCGGACGGGAGACACAATGGTGTTTGCCTGCGTTACCTGAATTTCATGCCCGGTGGGAACCCTTGACATGGATCTCTACGTACTATTACCGGCCACATATCGTCAGGCCGCCTAGCCGCCCCGGGGGAGACTCATGCGTCATTTCGGGCACATCGCCCCTGAGGTGCGGGAGCGCCTCTTCCATCAGGAGCCGTGCGTCTTCACCGCGGACTCCCCGGCCAGAATGCTGGCCGTGGCTCTCGGAGCCACCCTCTACAGCCCTGCCACCAGGCCGAAGCTGGCCGACGACATCGTGAAGCAGACCGGCCGCGGTGTCGTCTCGATGGTGCTGTGCCTGGAGGACTCGATCGACGACGCGGAGGTTCCGGAAGCCGAGGCGAACCTGGTCCGGCAATTCGCCGACCTGGCCGAACGCTGCCCGGACACCGAGCTTCCGCTGCTGTTCGTCCGGGTCAGAGCGCCCGAGCAGATCCCCGATCTGGTCCGGCGGCTCGGCGAATCCGTCCGGCTGTTGTCCGGATTCGTACTGCCGAAGTTCACCGAGGAGCGAGGGATCCCGTTCCTGGAGGCGCTCACCGCGGCCGAGGCCGCGAGCGGGCGACGGCTCTTCGCGATGCCGGTCCTCGAATCGCCCGATCTGCTGTACCGCGAGTCGCGGGCGGAGACCCTCGCGGGGATCTTCCGGGCCGTCGACAAGTACCGCGACCGGGTGCTCGCGCTACGGCTCGGCGTCACCGACTTCTGCTCCGCGTACGGACTGCGCAGGGCGCCCGACATGACCGCGTACGACGTGCAGATCGTCGCGTCCGTGATCGCGGACGTGGTGAACGTGCTCGGCAGGGCCGACGGCACCGGATTCACGGTGACCGGGCCCGTGTGGGAGTACTTCCGCGTCCAGGAGCGCATGTTCAAGCCGCAGCTGCGGCGCAGCCCCTTCACTCCGGAGGCCGAGGACCTGCGCGCCCTGCTGATCGAGCACGACATGGACGGTCTGCTGCGGGAGATCTCCCTCGACCGGGCCAACGGACTGCAGGGCAAGACCTGCATCCACCCCTCGCACGTCCTGCCCGTGCACGCCCTGTCCGTCGTCAGCCACGAGGAGTTCAGCGACGCCCAGGACATCCTGCGGCCCGAGCGGGGCGGCGGGGGCGTGCTGCGGTCGGCGTACACGAACAAGATGAACGAGGTGAAGCCGCACCGCGCCTGGGCCGAGCGCACCCTCCAGCGCGCCGAGGTCTTCGGCGTCGCGAACGAGGACATCGGCTTCGTGGAACTGCTCGCCGCGGGAATCCCCGGCTGACGCCCCTCTACGCCCACCGACATTCGCTGACACACAAGGAATCCATGAACAACGCTGTGAACGACGGGGGCGGGGCAGGGGTCTGGTCCGCGACCGGATTCCGACCCGGGACCAAGGCCGGGGCCGGCGCGGGCCCCGGCGCCGGGAGCCCGTCCGGGACGCCGGGCGGAGCCGACGGTGACATCTGGTCCGGATGCTGGGTCGCCGAGCGGCTCGGCGTCGAACTCGTCGGGGACGAGGGGCTCGGCGAGCTGCTCGGACTCGCGCTGCGACGCAACCCCAAGCGCGCCCATCTGCTCGTATCGCACGTGCTCGGCAAGCACATACCCCAGTCGCCCGCCGTCGTGTACGGGTACGGATTCGCGCTCGGGCTCCGCGTACGCGACCTGCTCGGCGAGGACGAGGCGCGCCGGGCCGTCGTCCTCGGGTACGCCGAGACGGCCACCGGGCTCGGACACTCCGTCGCGGACGGCGTGGGTCTCGCGCCCTGCCTCCACTCGACACGGCGCCCGGTCGACGGCGTCGCGCGGGCGGGCGGCTTCGAGGAGTCCCACTCGCACGCCACCTCGCACCTGCTGCTCCCGGAGGACCCCGACCTGCTGGCCGGCGACGGCCCGCTGGTCCTCGTCGACGACGAGTTCTCCACCGGCAACACGGTCCTCAACACCATCCGTGACCTGCACGAACGCTATCCGCGCGACCGGTACGTCATAGTCGCCCTGGTCGACATGCGCTCGGCCGCGGATCTCGGACGCCTGGAGGACTTCGCCCGCGAGATCGACGCCCGCGTGGACCTCGTGACGGCCGCCTCCGGCACCGTACGGCTCCCCGAGGGGGTCCTGGAGAAGGGCCAGGCGCTGGTCGCGCGGTACGAGTCCGAGGCGCAGGCCTCCGCCGGCTCCCAGTCGTCCGCCGCCGCCCCGTCGTCCGGCGTCCCCGATTCCGCGGGCCGCGAGGGGCAGGCCGCCCCGGAGGGGCTCGCCCGGCCGGCCCTCCGTGTCGAGCTGGGATGGCCCGCGGGGATACCCGACGGCGGGCGGCACGGCTTCACCCCCGAGCACCGCGTACGCTTGGAGGGCGCCCTGCCCGCCATGGCGGCCCGCATCGCCGAGGCGCTCCCGTCCGACGCCCGCCGCGTCCTCGTCCTCGGCTTCGAGGAACTGATGTACGCGCCGCTGCGGCTCGGCGTCACCCTGGAGAAGCTGACCGACGCCGAGGTCCGCTACTCCACGACCACCCGCTCCCCGGTGCTCGCCGTCGACGACCCCGGCTACGCCATCCGCACCCGGCTCGTCTTCCCCGCCCACGACAGCCCCGCCGACGGCCCCGGCGAGCGCTACGCCTACAACGTCGCGGGCGCCGGCTTCGACGCCGTCGTCGCCGTGGTCGACTCCGCCGCCGACACGCCCGAACTGCACGCTCCCGACGGCCTGCTGGCGCGGCTCTCCGCGCACACGCCGAGCGTGCTGCTCGCCGTCGTCCCCTCGTACACACCAGAACGGCCGTCCACCGCGTCGCCCACTGAAAGGCCATCCATGCTGCCCGAGCCCCTCCGTGGCCCCGACTTCTCCTCGTACGCACCTGACGAGGTCGGCTGGCTGCTGCAGGATCTCTCGGACACGAAGCTGGAGGCGCCGACCGAGGAGCGCGAGGAGGCCATCCAGAGCGGCGGCGCCCACTACGCGGAGTCGCTCCCGGTGGAGTACCAGCCGAGCGACGCGTACCAGGAGCTGTTCCACAACGCGCTCGCCGTCTCGGCCACCCGTATCGCCCAGGCCGTCGGCGTCGTCACGGAGACCGTGCTCGCGGAGCGGTCCCCGCGTCCCGTCCTCGTCTCGCTGGCCCGCGCCGGCACCCCCGTCGGCGTCCTGATGCGCCGCTGGGCCCAGCACAGGCACGGCCTGGACCTCCCGCACTACGCCGTCTCCATCGTGCGCGGCCGCGGCATCGACGCCAACGCGCTGCGCTGGCTGGCCGCCCACCACGATCCGGCCGACATCGTCTTCGTGGACGGCTGGACCGGCAAGGGCGCCATAACCCGCGAACTCGCCCAGGCCGTCGAGGAGTTCGAGGCCTCCGACGGCATCACCGGCTTCGACCCGGAGATAGCGGTCCTCGCCGACCCCGGCTCCTGCGTGCGCACGTACGGCACCCGCGAGGACTTCCTCATCCCCTCCGCCTGCCTCAACTCCACGGTCTCCGGCCTCATTTCCCGTACGGTCCTCCGCGCCGACCTGGTCGGGGAGCACGACTACCACGGCGCGAAGTTCTACCGCGAGCTCGCCGCCGCGGACGTCTCCGTCGCCTTCCTGGACGCCGTCTCCGACCGCTTCGACGCGGTCGGCGAAGCGGTTGACGCCCAGGTCAAGGAACTCCTGTCCACCGACCGCAGCCCGACCTGGGAGGGCTGGGCGGCAGTCGAGCGGATCAGCGAGGAGTACGGCATCCACGACGTCAACCTCGTCAAGCCCGGTGTCGGCGAGGCGACCCGCGTCCTGCTGCGCCGCGTCCCCTGGAAGATCCTCGCCCGGGCCGGAGCGGGCGCCGACCTCGACCATGTACGCCTGCTCGCCGAGCAGCGGGGCGTACCCGTCGAGGAGGTGGACGAACTCCCGTACACCTGCGTCGGGTTGATCCACCCCAAGTACACCCGCGGAGCGACCGGCGCCGACGGCAAGGCGGTGACGGTCTGATGACGAACGCCGCCCCGATGAGGAACTCCGGTTCACTGCCCACCTCCTCGCCCAGGGTGCTGGTCGCCAGCGATCTCGACCGCACACTCATCTACTCCTCGGCCGCACTGGCCCTGACCATGCCCGACGCGCGGGCGCCCCGGCTGCTCAGCGTCGAGGTGCACGAGAGCAAGCCGCTGTCCTACATGACCGAGACCGCGGCCGGACTCCTCGCCGAACTCGGCGACGTGGCCGACTTCGTACCGACCACCACCCGAACCCGCAAGCAGTACCAGCGCATCCAACTCCCGGGCCCCGCCCCGAAGTACGCGATCTGCGCCAACGGCGGCCACCTGCTCGTGGACGGTGTGACGGACCCCGAGTGGCACGCCTCGGTGACCGAGCGCCTCGCCCGTGAGTGCGCCCCGCTCGACGAGGTGCGCGAGCACATGGAGGCCACCGCCGACCCGGCCTGGGTACGCAAGCACCGCCTCGCCGAGGACCTCTTCGTGTACCTCGTCGTTGAGCGCGAACTGCTCCCCGAGGACTGGGTCAAGGAACTGGCCGTCTGGGCGGAGAACCGCGGCTGGACGGTTTCGCTCCAGGGCCGCAAGATCTACGCCGTACCGAAGCCGCTCACCAAGAGCGCCGCCATGCGTGAGGTCGCCCGCCGCACGGGAGCGACCCTCACTCTCGCGGCCGGGGACTCCCTCCTCGACGCCGACCTCCTCCTGGCCGCGGACCGCGGCTGGCGCCCGGGCCACGGCGAGCTGGCCGACGTCGGGTGGACGGCCCCCGGGATCACGGCCCTTCCGGAACGGGGTGTCGCCGCGGGCGAGCGGATCCTGCGGGAGTTCCTGCGAGAGGTTCGGTAGGGCTGGTGAGGTAGAGGCAGGCGGTGCGAGCGGTAGAGGCGGTTGGCCGACAGCAGGCTGGGTAAGGGCGGTTGGCCGGCGGGCTCGGCAGGGGCGCTCGGCCGGCGGCCTAGGCAGGGGCGGCCTGAGCGGTGGCGGTGCTGGACGGCTCAGGCGGCTGCCTGCTCCTTCTCTTCGGTCTCCTCCTTCGCACGGCGCCGCCCGCCCCGGCCCGGCCTGAACAGCCGTACGCCCGCGAAGAGCAGCACCGCGAGCACCGCCCCTACCAGCACGACCTTCGAGTACGTCGACACATAGCCGGTGACCTCCGACCAGTTCTCGCCGAGCAGATAGCCGGCGAGGACGAAGATGGTGTTCCAGATCGCGCTGCCCAGCGTGGTCAGGCCGAGGAACACGGACAGCCGCATGCGCTCGATGCCCGCGGGCACGGATATCAGGCTGCGGAAGATGGGGATCATCCGGCCGAAGAACACGGCCTTGGTGCCGTGGCGGGAGAACCACGCCTCCGTCTTCTCGATGTCCGAGACCTTCACCAGTGGCAGCCGGGCCGCGATCGCCACCGTACGGTCGCGGCCGAGCAGCGCCCCCACGCCGTACAGCGCGAGCGCGCCTATGACGGAGCCGGCCGTCGTCCAGAGCAGAGCCGCGAACAGATTCATCTGCCCGGTGCTCGCCGCGAACCCGGCGAGCGGCAGGATGACCTCGCTGGGCAGAGGCGGAAACAGGTTCTCCAGGGCGATGGCGATGCCCGCGCCCGGTGCCCCGAGCGTGTCCATGAGGCTGTTGATCCACTGCGGTGCGCTGCTGTCCGCTGCGGCGGCTGCGATGGCTGTCATGCCTCCACGCTAGAAAACCGAAGCTGAAGAGACCCTGAGGACAACCGCAAGGATCGGTGCGGTGGACCGCAGTTTCGAATTGCGGTTTTCCTCAGTGCGCGCGACTCCGGCGCCCGGCTAGCGTGGCGATCATGCGAGATGTGGCACGACGTGGGACGCGGTGCGCGGTGGGGCTCATGACGGGAGCCGCCGCGGCCGCCGTCGAGCTGCTCTTCACCCTTCTCTCCGGCCTCGCCCTGTTACCCGTACTTGCCTGGCCGCGTGGCCGTCAGGCCGTGCTCCGACCGGTGTTCGCGGGGGCGAGGAGACTGACGGAGTTCGAGCGCAGACGGCTCAGGACCTGGCTGAGCGTGTCCGTCTCTCCCGCGCACGAGGACGCGCGCGCCCTGCGCTACATCGCGTGCCGTTGGACGCTCGGAGTTCTGGGCGGCGTCGTGATGCTGTCGGCGGCGCTCGGTCTCGCGTACGGCACGTACTGGATGTACGGCTGGATACTCTCGGACATCGAGCATCCCGGGGCGATAACTCTCGTCGCTTTCGGCGGGCTGTTCCTGCTCTTCCTCGCGGTGCAGGGGATGTTCGGGGTCGTCGAGCTGGAGGGGCAGTTGGCCCGGCACTTCCTCGGGCCCAGCCACCAGGAGGAGCTGGAGCGGCGGATCCTGGAACTGGCCGCGAGCCGCGCCGCAGTGGTGGACGCCGTGGACGACGAACGGCGCCGCATCGAGCGGGACCTGCACGACGGCGTACAACAGCGACTGGTCGCCCTCGGCATGCTGCTCGGCCGTGCCCTGCGAAGCCAGGACGCGGAGCGTGCCGACCGGCTGCTCCGCCAGGCCCACGACGAGAGCGGACAGGCGCTGGCCGAGCTGCGCGAGGTGGCCTGGCGGATCTATCCGACCACGCTGGACGAGGCGGGTCTGCGGGCCGCCCTGGAGACGGTCGCCGAGCGCTCGTCCGTACCGGTACGGGTGGAGTACGAGCTGTCCGCCGAGCCCGGCAAAGCGGCGGCGACCGTCGCGTACTTCGTCGTCTGCGAAGCCGTCACGAACGCGGTCAAGCACGCGTCGGCGCGTCGGATCATCGTCCATCTCTGGGACGCCGGCCATGAGCTGTGCGTACGGATCGAGGACGACGGATCGGGCGGCGCGAACCCCATGGGCAGCGGGCTGTTCGGGCTGGCCCGGCGGGTGGACGCCCTCGACGGCCGGTTCAGTGTGCTCAGTCCGGTGGGCGGGCCCACCGTCATCTCAGCGGAGCTGCCGTGCGTGTGATCCTGGCCGAGGACTCGACTCTGCTGCGAGAAGGCCTCGTACGTCTTCTGGTCGAGGAGGGGCACGAGGTGCTGGCCGCGGTCGGCGATGCCGAGCGGTTGCTGGCGGCCGTCGCCGAGGAGCGACCCGATGTGGTGGTGGCGGATGTGCGGATGCCGCCCACACACAGCGACGAGGGACTGCGCGCGGCCCTGGAGATTCGCGAACGCTGGCCGGACGTGGGCGTGTTGGTGCTCTCGCAGTACGTGGAGAAGCGATACGCGACGGAGTTGCTCACCGGAGACTCGGAGGGGGTCGGATATCTGCTCAAGGACCGTGTCGTCCAGGTCGACGAATTCCTCGATGCGTTGGAGCGGGTGAGCCAGGGGAGGGCGGCCTTCGACCCTGAGGTGGTGCGTCAGCTGCTCGGCCGCAGCGGGCGCGCGGACGTCCTGGAACGGCTCACCACGAGAGAGAGGGACGTGCTGGCGGAGATGGCCCAGGGACATACGAACGCGGCCATCGCGCGACGGATGCACATCTCCCTCAGCGGAGTCGAGAAACACATCAACGCGATCTTCGACAAGCTCGAACTGACGGGAAGCGAGGGGTACTCCCGCAGAGTGCTGGCCGTACTTCGTTATCTGGGGGCCTGAGATTTGAGGGCCTGAGGTGGTCGGCGGGTTGGGCGGTTGACGGGTTGGCCGGTTGGTGGGCAGGCGGCTGCCGGGCCCGGCCCGGTAGGGGGCGTGTCCCGAGGAGGGGCGGGGACCAGGGTGCGGGTTCCCCTCTCCCGGGCGGACGCTGCGAGCCCGGTCCCAGGAACCGGACTCGGAGGAATCCCGGTCCCAGGGGAACCGCGGCCTCGGACGGGGTCAGCCGCAGCAGCCCCCGCCGCAGCAACCGCCGCCGCCCCCGCCACCGGCGCTGGGGCGGGGCGCGGGAGCCGAGGCCGAGCCGCCGACCGCGACCGTCGACAGCAGCTTCACCGTGTCGTCGTGGCCGGCCGGGCAGGCCGCGGGTGCGGACGACTCGGCCATCGGACGGCTCTTCTCGAAGGTGTCTCCGCAGGTCCGGCAGCGGTACTCGTAGCGAGGCATGGGCACAGGTTAGCGGGTGCTCCGCCCGTCTCCCATGGGCCCGGCTTCGCCACCTGGGAGAGCGGACTTGCCTCCAGCGGGAGTGGCTTCGCCTTCCGGGAGAGCGGCGTCGCCCTTGGTTCCTGGCAGGGCCCTTGCCCGGAGGCTCGCCCGCAGTCGCTGTTCGTGGGCGGCCTGCTCGGGGTGGCGGGACCGCCAGTACGGGTTGTCGTGCGGCAGGGCCGAGCCGACGCGTCCGTACATCCCGAAGAACATCAACATCACTCCGACCACAAAGCTGAACAGCACGTTCTGGATGCGGAAGGCGAGGAAGTTGAGGCCGGTGTCGAGGAGAGCGAGGTTCACGAAGCCGCTGAGGATGAAGAGGACACCGAGGATCATGTTGAGCGTCGAGGCGATGTTGCCGCCGATCACCATGCCGGCGAAGAGCAGCAGTCCGACGCAGATCGACAGCACGCTCAGCGCGCCGTTGGTGTTCAGCCCGGCGACCGTGTCCCCGCCGGTGTCGAAGAAGCCGACCTTGTCGATCAGCCCCAGGATGCCGAAGGCGAGCAGCACGAGACCCATCAGCCCCGCGCCGACCCGGTAGAACTTGCTGAGACGGTGATCGACCGGCAGATGCTCATCGAGCCTGATCCGCCGCCTCGGCGCCGTACGAAGCACGTGCGTGGCCATATCCGCCTCCTCTGGTGCGAGCGGAGGCCATACCTAACCTCAGCATCCGCCCGGGACGGCCGGACCGCCACACTTGAGGCAGGACTGCCTGGCGCCGGCCAGAGGAAGCACCTCGCAGGGGCGCAAGGAACTGCGCGACCAGCCCCCCCCCACGGCCCCGCCCGTCACCCACGGCCCGCATGTCATGCACCAGCCCTCGCAGGCTCGCCCGTCACCCACGGGCCCGCATGTCATGCACCAGCCTCCGCAGGTCCGCACATCACCCACGCGGCCTGCATGCCACGCACCAGTCCCGTGGGCGGGCCGCACGTCATTCACCGCCCCCGAGCGGAGCGCTCACGCTCCGCCCCCGCGCTCCTCACGAATCTGCGAAACCACCCGACCCACGGTCCCGCGCACACCCTCCAGCTCGGTCAGGAAATGCCAGTAGTCGGGGTGCCGCCCCTCCAGCGTCCCGATCGCCCGCTCCAGCCGGGCCACCGAGTCGTCGAGCGGCCGCGCGTGCTGGGGGTCGGGCGTATTACGTCCGGACATCGCCAACCGCTGCGCGTCCCGGAGCGCGAACCGCGTACGGTCGATCTCCCGCTGCGGGTCCTTGGACACCTCGTTCAGCCGCCGCAACCGGTCCCCGGCCGC from Streptomyces sp. NBC_00258 includes:
- a CDS encoding phosphoribosyltransferase — translated: MNNAVNDGGGAGVWSATGFRPGTKAGAGAGPGAGSPSGTPGGADGDIWSGCWVAERLGVELVGDEGLGELLGLALRRNPKRAHLLVSHVLGKHIPQSPAVVYGYGFALGLRVRDLLGEDEARRAVVLGYAETATGLGHSVADGVGLAPCLHSTRRPVDGVARAGGFEESHSHATSHLLLPEDPDLLAGDGPLVLVDDEFSTGNTVLNTIRDLHERYPRDRYVIVALVDMRSAADLGRLEDFAREIDARVDLVTAASGTVRLPEGVLEKGQALVARYESEAQASAGSQSSAAAPSSGVPDSAGREGQAAPEGLARPALRVELGWPAGIPDGGRHGFTPEHRVRLEGALPAMAARIAEALPSDARRVLVLGFEELMYAPLRLGVTLEKLTDAEVRYSTTTRSPVLAVDDPGYAIRTRLVFPAHDSPADGPGERYAYNVAGAGFDAVVAVVDSAADTPELHAPDGLLARLSAHTPSVLLAVVPSYTPERPSTASPTERPSMLPEPLRGPDFSSYAPDEVGWLLQDLSDTKLEAPTEEREEAIQSGGAHYAESLPVEYQPSDAYQELFHNALAVSATRIAQAVGVVTETVLAERSPRPVLVSLARAGTPVGVLMRRWAQHRHGLDLPHYAVSIVRGRGIDANALRWLAAHHDPADIVFVDGWTGKGAITRELAQAVEEFEASDGITGFDPEIAVLADPGSCVRTYGTREDFLIPSACLNSTVSGLISRTVLRADLVGEHDYHGAKFYRELAAADVSVAFLDAVSDRFDAVGEAVDAQVKELLSTDRSPTWEGWAAVERISEEYGIHDVNLVKPGVGEATRVLLRRVPWKILARAGAGADLDHVRLLAEQRGVPVEEVDELPYTCVGLIHPKYTRGATGADGKAVTV
- a CDS encoding DedA family protein; this translates as MTAIAAAAADSSAPQWINSLMDTLGAPGAGIAIALENLFPPLPSEVILPLAGFAASTGQMNLFAALLWTTAGSVIGALALYGVGALLGRDRTVAIAARLPLVKVSDIEKTEAWFSRHGTKAVFFGRMIPIFRSLISVPAGIERMRLSVFLGLTTLGSAIWNTIFVLAGYLLGENWSEVTGYVSTYSKVVLVGAVLAVLLFAGVRLFRPGRGGRRRAKEETEEKEQAAA
- a CDS encoding HAD family hydrolase produces the protein MTNAAPMRNSGSLPTSSPRVLVASDLDRTLIYSSAALALTMPDARAPRLLSVEVHESKPLSYMTETAAGLLAELGDVADFVPTTTRTRKQYQRIQLPGPAPKYAICANGGHLLVDGVTDPEWHASVTERLARECAPLDEVREHMEATADPAWVRKHRLAEDLFVYLVVERELLPEDWVKELAVWAENRGWTVSLQGRKIYAVPKPLTKSAAMREVARRTGATLTLAAGDSLLDADLLLAADRGWRPGHGELADVGWTAPGITALPERGVAAGERILREFLREVR
- a CDS encoding response regulator transcription factor, giving the protein MRVILAEDSTLLREGLVRLLVEEGHEVLAAVGDAERLLAAVAEERPDVVVADVRMPPTHSDEGLRAALEIRERWPDVGVLVLSQYVEKRYATELLTGDSEGVGYLLKDRVVQVDEFLDALERVSQGRAAFDPEVVRQLLGRSGRADVLERLTTRERDVLAEMAQGHTNAAIARRMHISLSGVEKHINAIFDKLELTGSEGYSRRVLAVLRYLGA
- a CDS encoding sensor histidine kinase, whose product is MTGAAAAAVELLFTLLSGLALLPVLAWPRGRQAVLRPVFAGARRLTEFERRRLRTWLSVSVSPAHEDARALRYIACRWTLGVLGGVVMLSAALGLAYGTYWMYGWILSDIEHPGAITLVAFGGLFLLFLAVQGMFGVVELEGQLARHFLGPSHQEELERRILELAASRAAVVDAVDDERRRIERDLHDGVQQRLVALGMLLGRALRSQDAERADRLLRQAHDESGQALAELREVAWRIYPTTLDEAGLRAALETVAERSSVPVRVEYELSAEPGKAAATVAYFVVCEAVTNAVKHASARRIIVHLWDAGHELCVRIEDDGSGGANPMGSGLFGLARRVDALDGRFSVLSPVGGPTVISAELPCV
- a CDS encoding DUF4383 domain-containing protein; protein product: MATHVLRTAPRRRIRLDEHLPVDHRLSKFYRVGAGLMGLVLLAFGILGLIDKVGFFDTGGDTVAGLNTNGALSVLSICVGLLLFAGMVIGGNIASTLNMILGVLFILSGFVNLALLDTGLNFLAFRIQNVLFSFVVGVMLMFFGMYGRVGSALPHDNPYWRSRHPEQAAHEQRLRASLRARALPGTKGDAALPEGEATPAGGKSALPGGEAGPMGDGRSTR
- a CDS encoding HpcH/HpaI aldolase/citrate lyase family protein, which gives rise to MRHFGHIAPEVRERLFHQEPCVFTADSPARMLAVALGATLYSPATRPKLADDIVKQTGRGVVSMVLCLEDSIDDAEVPEAEANLVRQFADLAERCPDTELPLLFVRVRAPEQIPDLVRRLGESVRLLSGFVLPKFTEERGIPFLEALTAAEAASGRRLFAMPVLESPDLLYRESRAETLAGIFRAVDKYRDRVLALRLGVTDFCSAYGLRRAPDMTAYDVQIVASVIADVVNVLGRADGTGFTVTGPVWEYFRVQERMFKPQLRRSPFTPEAEDLRALLIEHDMDGLLREISLDRANGLQGKTCIHPSHVLPVHALSVVSHEEFSDAQDILRPERGGGGVLRSAYTNKMNEVKPHRAWAERTLQRAEVFGVANEDIGFVELLAAGIPG
- a CDS encoding FmdB family zinc ribbon protein yields the protein MPRYEYRCRTCGDTFEKSRPMAESSAPAACPAGHDDTVKLLSTVAVGGSASAPAPRPSAGGGGGGGCCGGGCCG